In Actinacidiphila yeochonensis CN732, a genomic segment contains:
- a CDS encoding type 1 periplasmic-binding domain-containing protein: protein MSRPVPIRPREPFRVAYPAVFWTALAVVLGVVAAAAVYVTRQHAPVYVTDGSHVFNSNIAGVEKKIRAENALVTASGGKYVTIAVMETMTPDPKAEPLDPNRTRHALEGAYLDQYRTNHPNGPTGRLGTPLVKLVLADEGSLEKTAPQAVAKLEKMTGAPDHLVAVTGLGISVAATDKAVADLGRAGIGMVGAVVSGDKLDGAPGFVRVAPTNSDQAAAAVGFLDSHAEGGAGSKGKVNVWLVQDQNSKDDYARSLATSFQRAMRTSKRLRFVGRGTVYDSALGDPQSALGQVGSSVCDAGTDVVYFAGRGVDLPGLLRGVANRYCAAQRKLLVITGSDATQLVNQQNLWAAKGTDMEVYYTALAHPGMWSGPHPQGAAPAVADFTDYPGFAKVFPDEPSNALDDAWAIMYHDAFETAVQSVVSQWNGRVPEPGAVANQLYGLSVNGASGYLCFDSAHDPIDKVIPIVRMDAQGKPTFSGLSSATGAPPSGDPCHRKATS from the coding sequence ATGTCCCGTCCCGTGCCCATCCGGCCCCGGGAGCCGTTCCGCGTCGCGTATCCGGCGGTCTTCTGGACCGCGCTCGCGGTGGTCCTCGGGGTGGTCGCCGCCGCCGCGGTGTACGTCACCCGCCAGCACGCGCCCGTCTACGTCACGGACGGCTCGCACGTCTTCAACAGCAACATCGCCGGGGTCGAGAAGAAGATCCGCGCGGAGAACGCCCTCGTCACGGCGTCGGGCGGGAAGTACGTGACCATCGCGGTGATGGAGACGATGACGCCCGACCCGAAGGCCGAACCGCTCGACCCCAACCGCACCCGGCACGCGCTGGAGGGCGCCTACCTCGACCAGTACCGCACCAACCACCCCAACGGCCCGACCGGGCGGCTCGGCACCCCGCTGGTCAAGCTGGTGCTGGCCGACGAGGGCAGTCTGGAGAAGACAGCGCCGCAGGCGGTGGCGAAGCTGGAGAAGATGACGGGCGCGCCCGACCACCTGGTGGCGGTGACCGGGCTCGGCATCAGCGTCGCCGCCACGGACAAGGCCGTCGCCGACCTCGGCAGGGCCGGGATCGGGATGGTCGGCGCCGTCGTCAGCGGCGACAAGTTGGACGGCGCCCCCGGATTCGTGCGGGTCGCGCCGACCAACTCCGACCAGGCCGCCGCGGCGGTCGGGTTCCTCGACTCCCATGCCGAGGGCGGCGCGGGCTCCAAGGGGAAGGTGAACGTCTGGCTGGTGCAGGACCAGAACAGCAAGGACGACTACGCCCGTTCGCTGGCCACCTCCTTCCAGCGGGCGATGCGCACCTCCAAGCGGCTGCGCTTCGTGGGCCGGGGCACCGTCTACGACTCGGCGCTCGGCGACCCGCAGTCGGCGCTCGGGCAGGTCGGCTCGTCGGTCTGCGACGCGGGCACCGACGTGGTGTACTTCGCCGGCCGCGGGGTGGACCTGCCCGGGCTGCTGCGCGGGGTGGCGAACCGTTACTGCGCGGCACAGCGCAAGCTGCTGGTGATCACCGGCAGCGACGCCACGCAGCTGGTCAACCAGCAGAACCTGTGGGCCGCCAAGGGCACCGACATGGAGGTCTACTACACCGCCCTGGCCCACCCGGGCATGTGGAGCGGACCGCACCCGCAGGGCGCCGCGCCGGCCGTGGCGGACTTCACCGACTACCCGGGGTTCGCCAAGGTCTTCCCCGACGAGCCGTCCAACGCCCTCGACGACGCCTGGGCGATCATGTACCACGACGCGTTCGAGACCGCGGTGCAGTCGGTGGTGTCCCAGTGGAACGGCCGCGTGCCGGAACCGGGGGCGGTGGCCAACCAGCTCTACGGGCTGTCGGTGAACGGCGCCAGCGGCTACCTGTGCTTCGACAGCGCCCACGACCCGATCGACAAGGTGATCCCGATCGTCCGGATGGACGCGCAGGGCAAGCCCACGTTCTCCGGGCTGTCCTCGGCGACCGGCGCCCCGCCCTCCGGCGACCCCTGCCACCGGAAGGCCACGAGCTGA
- a CDS encoding DinB family protein — protein MTRIDDTPPAWDERTQLTTFLDYTRDAARAKCDGVSEENARKALLPGSPLMTMSGVVNHLRWVEYHWFHVVFLGGEDRGPWTEEDPDREMRVAVDFPLARLLDEYAGQSARYRELVAGHDLDTRARRAVRNGLHVDLRWILHHLIEETARHNGHLDILREMLDGTTGT, from the coding sequence ATGACCAGAATCGACGACACGCCGCCCGCGTGGGACGAGCGCACCCAGCTCACCACGTTTCTCGACTACACACGCGACGCCGCGCGCGCCAAGTGCGACGGAGTCTCCGAGGAGAACGCACGCAAGGCGCTCCTGCCCGGCTCGCCTCTGATGACCATGAGCGGAGTGGTCAACCACCTCCGCTGGGTCGAGTACCACTGGTTCCACGTGGTCTTCCTCGGCGGGGAGGACCGGGGTCCCTGGACCGAGGAGGACCCCGACCGTGAGATGCGTGTCGCCGTCGACTTCCCGCTCGCGCGGTTGCTCGACGAGTACGCCGGCCAGAGCGCCCGCTACCGCGAGCTGGTCGCCGGGCACGACCTCGACACGCGGGCCCGCCGAGCCGTCCGCAACGGCCTGCACGTCGACCTGCGCTGGATCCTGCACCACCTCATCGAGGAGACGGCCCGCCACAACGGCCACTTGGACATCCTGCGCGAGATGCTCGACGGCACGACCGGCACCTGA
- a CDS encoding DNA polymerase ligase N-terminal domain-containing protein, translating into MARAEHRGQVDGRRGDSTEDGRADRAGDGRAGRAGDGLGEYRRRRDFGRTREPRGAGRGGGPEFGFVVQIHDASTTHFDFRLEVDGVLKSWAVPKGPSTDPHDKRLAMPTEDHPLEYRDFEGVIAEGEYGAGAVIVWDEGRYRSLATDRHGHEVPFAQALRDGHASFRLDGGKLRGGYALTRFRSGGDDGRGEAWLLVKHHDGQAAPHSRGTPDPHRARSVRSGRTLHQVAAGVRR; encoded by the coding sequence ATGGCACGCGCGGAGCACCGGGGGCAGGTGGACGGCCGGCGCGGCGACAGCACGGAAGACGGGCGCGCCGACAGAGCGGGGGACGGGCGCGCCGGCAGAGCGGGGGACGGGCTCGGCGAGTACCGGCGGCGCCGGGACTTCGGCCGGACCCGCGAGCCGCGCGGGGCCGGCCGCGGCGGCGGTCCGGAGTTCGGCTTCGTGGTGCAGATCCACGACGCGAGTACCACGCACTTCGACTTCCGCCTGGAGGTGGACGGCGTGCTGAAGTCCTGGGCGGTGCCCAAAGGCCCGTCCACCGACCCGCACGACAAGCGGCTCGCGATGCCCACCGAGGACCACCCGCTGGAGTACCGCGACTTCGAGGGCGTGATCGCGGAGGGCGAGTACGGCGCCGGAGCCGTGATCGTCTGGGACGAGGGCCGATACCGCAGCCTGGCCACCGACCGGCACGGACACGAGGTGCCCTTCGCCCAGGCGCTCCGCGACGGCCACGCCTCCTTCCGGCTCGACGGCGGCAAGCTGCGCGGCGGCTACGCCCTGACCCGCTTCCGGAGCGGAGGCGACGACGGCCGGGGCGAGGCGTGGCTGCTCGTCAAGCACCACGACGGCCAGGCCGCCCCCCACAGTCGCGGCACCCCCGACCCGCACCGCGCCCGGTCGGTCCGCTCCGGCCGCACGCTGCACCAGGTGGCCGCGGGCGTCCGTCGGTAG
- a CDS encoding ricin-type beta-trefoil lectin domain protein — translation MPPTRAAAARRPFAGLIAPALAAVLPLTLGSLALAGASPASARQTGAASPQRAERDGPHSFHGHQAAAPAPSALSRPRPAQAATRRVALRVEPLGDSITWGVGSSNGNGYRGPLGEELTGEGYTLDFVGSGRGGTMPDPDNEGHSGWRIDQIAGIADASLATYQPNVVTLMIGTNDLAKNDQVPTAPDRLHALVDRITAADPAATVLLADLITSTSAPVVQAEPAYNAAVSDIARQERDAGRHVGYVDMGALTSADLSDSLHPNDGGYRKMADAWNGGVQAAAAAGWLRPPTAVTGPVRSGVAGKCLALDGSPADEGAGARLRDCDGTTAQQWTSSAAGTLRTAGRCLDAAAPAPADGTRVAVQECDGGPGQQWRPYDGGLRNPASGRCLAAAPDPSATDSTESTDSTDSTDGTRVELRDCDGSANQQWYTA, via the coding sequence ATGCCCCCCACCCGCGCCGCCGCCGCCCGCAGGCCGTTCGCCGGCCTGATCGCCCCGGCGCTCGCAGCGGTACTGCCCCTGACCCTGGGCTCGCTCGCGCTGGCCGGCGCCTCCCCCGCCTCCGCGCGGCAGACCGGGGCCGCGTCGCCGCAACGGGCGGAGAGGGACGGCCCGCACTCCTTCCACGGCCACCAGGCGGCGGCGCCCGCCCCCTCCGCGCTGTCGCGCCCCCGGCCCGCGCAGGCCGCGACCCGCCGCGTGGCCCTGCGCGTCGAGCCGCTGGGCGACTCCATCACCTGGGGCGTCGGCAGCAGCAACGGCAACGGCTACCGGGGCCCGCTGGGCGAGGAGTTGACGGGCGAGGGCTACACCCTGGACTTCGTCGGATCGGGCCGGGGCGGCACCATGCCGGACCCGGACAACGAGGGCCACTCCGGGTGGCGGATCGACCAGATCGCCGGCATCGCCGACGCCTCGCTCGCGACGTACCAGCCGAACGTCGTCACCCTGATGATCGGCACCAACGACCTGGCCAAGAACGACCAGGTGCCCACCGCGCCGGACCGGCTGCACGCGCTGGTCGACCGGATCACCGCCGCCGACCCCGCCGCGACGGTTCTGCTGGCGGACCTGATCACCTCCACCTCGGCACCCGTCGTGCAGGCCGAACCGGCCTACAACGCGGCCGTGTCCGACATCGCGCGCCAGGAGCGGGACGCGGGCAGGCACGTCGGCTACGTCGACATGGGCGCGCTGACCAGCGCCGACCTCTCCGACTCGCTGCACCCGAACGACGGCGGCTACCGGAAGATGGCCGACGCCTGGAACGGGGGCGTCCAGGCCGCCGCTGCCGCGGGCTGGCTGAGGCCGCCGACCGCGGTGACCGGCCCGGTGCGCTCCGGGGTCGCGGGCAAGTGCCTTGCTCTCGACGGAAGTCCGGCGGACGAAGGCGCCGGCGCGCGGCTCCGGGACTGCGACGGCACCACCGCCCAGCAGTGGACCTCCTCGGCCGCCGGCACCCTGCGGACCGCCGGAAGGTGCCTGGACGCCGCCGCGCCGGCGCCCGCCGACGGCACGAGGGTGGCGGTCCAGGAGTGCGACGGCGGCCCCGGCCAGCAGTGGCGGCCCTACGACGGCGGCCTCCGCAACCCCGCCTCCGGCCGCTGCCTGGCGGCCGCCCCGGACCCGTCCGCCACCGACAGCACCGAGAGCACCGACAGCACAGACAGCACCGACGGCACGCGGGTGGAGCTGCGGGACTGCGACGGCAGCGCGAACCAGCAGTGGTACACGGCCTGA